The proteins below are encoded in one region of Methanobacterium sp.:
- a CDS encoding fumarate hydratase, whose product MITQSTVEDTIFNLFKEAVIKLPEDVKIALQDAYKKEDQEIARLNLKAILDNIEAAEKMGVPMCQDTGLPIVFVKLGPLKVENLYEGIRNGVERATREVPLRPNVVDPITRKNTGINTGNMMPQVDIELINEEKIEFTVLPKGIGSENNNALKMALPGEGIEGIKKFVIDTVINAGGKPCPPIIVGVGIGGSSDLAMKIAKKALLGKVGERNPDKQIAELEEDILRQINETGIGPMGLGGKTTALDVKILTADTHTAGLPIGVCIQCWAGRHASAVLKPLNVKHAKKP is encoded by the coding sequence ATGATTACTCAAAGCACAGTAGAAGATACAATATTCAATTTATTCAAAGAAGCTGTAATTAAACTACCTGAAGATGTAAAGATCGCGCTTCAAGATGCATATAAAAAAGAAGATCAGGAGATTGCCAGGCTAAATCTTAAAGCTATCCTTGATAATATTGAAGCAGCCGAAAAAATGGGAGTTCCAATGTGTCAGGATACAGGGCTCCCCATTGTTTTTGTCAAACTTGGCCCTTTAAAAGTTGAAAATCTCTATGAAGGAATAAGAAATGGGGTTGAAAGAGCTACAAGAGAAGTTCCTCTTAGGCCAAATGTTGTGGATCCTATAACAAGAAAAAATACAGGCATAAACACTGGAAATATGATGCCTCAAGTTGATATTGAGCTTATAAATGAAGAAAAAATCGAATTCACTGTTTTACCAAAGGGTATTGGTTCAGAGAACAACAACGCCCTTAAAATGGCCTTACCTGGTGAAGGAATTGAAGGAATTAAAAAATTTGTTATTGATACGGTAATTAATGCAGGGGGAAAACCGTGCCCACCCATCATTGTTGGTGTTGGAATTGGTGGATCATCTGATCTGGCCATGAAAATTGCAAAAAAGGCACTACTTGGAAAAGTTGGGGAAAGAAACCCTGATAAACAAATTGCAGAACTTGAAGAAGATATTTTACGACAGATAAACGAAACAGGCATTGGCCCTATGGGACTTGGTGGTAAGACTACTGCTCTTGATGTAAAGATTCTAACAGCAGATACTCATACAGCAGGACTTCCTATTGGTGTTTGTATTCAGTGCTGGGCAGGAAGACATGCAAGTGCTGTTTTAAAGCCCTTGAATGTGAAGCATGCAAAAAAACCATAG
- the pstC gene encoding phosphate ABC transporter permease subunit PstC: MAKYEEFLVEKGLFITAILSILVILLIIGFIFREGLPAIESYGFFNFIFGLDWSPTEDQFGVLTMIVGSIGITLLSLLFAVPLSLLCAIFLAEIAPPFMRKILKPVIETLAGIPSVVYGFFGLIVLVPFMRVQFGGTGFSMLTASLILTVMILPTIISISQDALRSVPHEYKEASLALGATHWQTIKNVIFPAAIPGIITAIILGMGRAIGETLAVIMVAGNVTQIPNSIFDPVRALTSNIALEMGYATGLHYNALFATGIVLFIMIMILLVIANYFHYKKKVVIGGGYL; encoded by the coding sequence ATGGCGAAATACGAAGAGTTTCTTGTTGAAAAAGGACTTTTTATAACTGCTATTCTATCTATTCTAGTAATACTGTTAATTATAGGATTTATATTTAGAGAAGGTCTTCCAGCAATTGAAAGCTATGGATTCTTCAATTTTATATTCGGACTTGATTGGTCACCAACCGAAGACCAGTTCGGTGTTTTAACCATGATAGTAGGGTCAATTGGCATAACACTGCTTTCACTGCTTTTTGCAGTCCCATTATCTTTGCTTTGTGCCATATTCCTGGCGGAAATTGCACCCCCTTTCATGAGAAAGATCTTGAAACCAGTGATTGAAACTCTTGCCGGTATTCCGTCAGTTGTTTATGGCTTTTTTGGACTTATTGTCCTTGTTCCATTCATGAGAGTGCAGTTTGGAGGTACAGGCTTCAGTATGCTTACAGCATCTTTAATTCTAACTGTAATGATTCTTCCAACAATTATTAGCATATCACAGGATGCTTTAAGGTCTGTTCCTCACGAATATAAAGAAGCATCCCTAGCATTAGGGGCTACACACTGGCAGACCATTAAAAACGTCATATTCCCTGCAGCAATTCCCGGAATAATTACTGCAATAATACTGGGAATGGGTAGGGCTATAGGGGAAACACTGGCTGTCATTATGGTTGCAGGAAATGTTACACAAATTCCAAACTCAATATTCGACCCGGTAAGGGCATTAACATCCAATATAGCACTGGAAATGGGTTATGCGACAGGACTTCATTATAATGCGCTCTTTGCAACAGGAATTGTGCTTTTTATAATGATAATGATCCTTCTGGTCATTGCCAATTATTTCCATTATAAAAAAAAAGTCGTTATCGGTGGAGGGTACTTATAA
- a CDS encoding 4Fe-4S binding protein produces MKELISRPELCEDCVKCERECPQNAIRVISGVPVHCLHCAPDRAPCLNICPEDAIEEIDGAIIINEDVCIGCGLCRDACPIGAIHMDESGIAKKCNLCIGEEKPICVLTCPTGGLCMDSEEMVSDKRERVAKELERLKLIMKY; encoded by the coding sequence ATGAAAGAATTAATTTCACGACCGGAACTCTGTGAAGATTGTGTAAAATGTGAAAGAGAATGCCCTCAAAATGCAATAAGAGTTATAAGTGGTGTTCCAGTTCACTGCTTGCACTGTGCACCGGATAGAGCTCCATGTCTTAATATTTGCCCGGAAGATGCCATAGAAGAAATTGACGGCGCAATAATAATCAATGAAGATGTATGCATAGGTTGTGGCCTCTGCAGAGATGCATGCCCTATTGGTGCCATTCATATGGATGAAAGTGGAATTGCAAAGAAATGCAACCTCTGTATCGGCGAGGAAAAACCAATTTGTGTTCTTACATGCCCTACAGGCGGTTTATGCATGGATTCAGAAGAAATGGTTTCTGATAAACGCGAAAGGGTTGCAAAAGAACTTGAAAGGCTTAAACTAATCATGAAATACTGA
- a CDS encoding phosphate ABC transporter substrate-binding protein, with amino-acid sequence MDSKYIIGIILAIIVIVGAYLVFAGGSGEQTTIQVAGSTSVQPVAEKLAQAYMEKNPNVKINVQGGGSSVGITSTQQGQADIGMSSKELKDDEKAGLKEYLIGKDGIVIAVNTANSVSDLTTDQVKDIFSGKITNWKEVGGSDAKINVITREDGSGTRKAFEEIVMGKDTKIIKEAVVQSSTEAVAQAVKGDPNAIGYISLASLSSDVKALKINGVAPSEPTVADGSYKIQRPFLFLTKGEPTGAVKGFIDFCLSPEGQNIVKSEKVVPATQ; translated from the coding sequence ATGGACTCGAAATACATAATCGGAATAATTTTAGCCATAATAGTAATAGTCGGAGCTTACCTCGTATTTGCTGGAGGTTCTGGCGAACAAACAACAATACAGGTAGCAGGTTCTACATCTGTTCAACCAGTAGCAGAAAAGCTTGCTCAGGCCTATATGGAAAAGAATCCTAACGTCAAGATAAATGTTCAAGGCGGAGGATCAAGTGTGGGTATAACCAGTACCCAGCAAGGACAGGCAGATATCGGTATGAGCTCAAAAGAGCTTAAAGATGATGAAAAAGCAGGTCTTAAAGAATACTTAATTGGAAAAGACGGTATTGTCATCGCAGTAAATACTGCAAATTCTGTATCCGACTTAACAACAGACCAGGTTAAAGATATTTTCAGCGGTAAAATAACCAACTGGAAAGAAGTAGGCGGATCAGATGCCAAAATCAATGTTATAACAAGAGAAGATGGTTCCGGTACAAGAAAAGCATTCGAAGAGATTGTAATGGGTAAAGATACAAAGATAATTAAAGAAGCTGTTGTACAGAGCTCAACAGAAGCTGTAGCACAGGCAGTTAAAGGAGATCCAAATGCCATTGGATATATATCACTTGCAAGCTTAAGTTCAGATGTCAAAGCTCTTAAAATTAATGGCGTTGCTCCTTCAGAACCAACAGTAGCTGATGGTTCTTACAAAATTCAAAGACCATTCCTGTTCTTAACCAAAGGTGAACCTACTGGAGCTGTTAAAGGATTTATAGACTTCTGTTTAAGCCCTGAAGGACAGAATATTGTTAAAAGTGAAAAAGTTGTACCAGCAACACAATAA
- a CDS encoding phosphate uptake regulator PhoU, giving the protein MYATILENKLRKITDNLLNYSNETADRINNSVESFLNEDTHLAKKIIEVTSDINKESEDIEYECLKIIGLQQPIAKDLRLGAAILRTSIELERINILSAYISRYAIDSTKEDHNFYKPPHIKFMSQTVQNMLKDGVGALLSEDIQLLKRSTKNFVSLQEFYNQMFSQSGENYSANSYMHSILIGRNLLSMGHHIMGMDDRIAYSIIGKRIMHHKVFYNVLMM; this is encoded by the coding sequence ATGTATGCAACAATTTTAGAAAATAAATTAAGAAAAATTACTGATAATCTTTTAAATTACAGTAATGAAACTGCAGACAGAATTAATAATTCGGTTGAGAGTTTTCTTAATGAGGATACACATTTAGCAAAGAAAATAATTGAAGTTACCAGTGACATAAACAAAGAAAGTGAAGATATTGAATATGAATGCCTTAAAATAATTGGATTACAGCAGCCCATTGCTAAAGATTTGAGATTGGGAGCAGCAATTTTAAGAACATCCATAGAACTTGAAAGAATAAACATTTTATCAGCATACATATCCCGATATGCCATAGACTCAACAAAGGAAGACCATAATTTCTATAAACCACCCCATATTAAATTCATGTCTCAAACAGTGCAAAATATGCTTAAGGACGGAGTAGGGGCACTTTTAAGTGAAGATATTCAACTTTTAAAGCGTTCTACTAAAAACTTTGTAAGTCTCCAGGAGTTCTATAACCAGATGTTCTCACAATCTGGAGAAAATTATTCTGCAAATTCTTATATGCATTCAATCCTTATAGGACGTAATCTCTTAAGTATGGGACATCATATAATGGGGATGGACGATAGAATAGCTTATTCTATCATTGGAAAACGTATAATGCACCATAAAGTATTCTATAATGTTTTAATGATGTAA
- a CDS encoding citryl-CoA lyase, translated as MITEEALKDIFKPRNLKWRTAITKVEPNRLTTRGYSQEDLIGNISFPEMIHLLIKGKLPSKNEAKMLGAVLVSFCDHGVTPPSTQAARLMASAGSPLPACIAGGLLAFGKNHAGAIEKAMKTFQEGIKLAENNINEVAEQIVSYFLHNNKKIYGFGHRYHTEDPRAPKLIELARKYKCFGKHLELAIAIEDILFDKKRIRMNIDGANGAILSDMDFDWRIGSGIFMIGRLPGILTHIDEEKTRESPFRKLFEANEIYYDGQ; from the coding sequence ATGATAACTGAGGAAGCATTGAAAGATATATTTAAGCCAAGAAATCTAAAATGGAGAACGGCTATAACAAAGGTCGAACCTAACAGATTAACCACAAGGGGTTACTCACAGGAAGATTTAATAGGTAATATATCTTTTCCTGAAATGATACATCTCCTTATAAAAGGAAAATTACCTTCAAAAAACGAAGCTAAAATGCTTGGAGCAGTTCTCGTATCTTTTTGTGATCACGGAGTGACACCACCAAGTACACAAGCTGCAAGATTAATGGCATCCGCAGGATCTCCATTACCTGCATGTATTGCTGGCGGACTCCTTGCATTCGGAAAGAATCATGCAGGGGCAATAGAGAAGGCCATGAAAACTTTTCAGGAAGGTATTAAGCTGGCAGAAAATAATATTAATGAAGTTGCAGAACAAATTGTGAGTTATTTTCTTCACAATAATAAAAAGATATATGGTTTCGGGCACAGATATCATACAGAAGATCCCAGAGCTCCAAAGCTCATTGAACTTGCCAGGAAATACAAATGTTTTGGTAAGCATTTGGAACTGGCAATTGCTATTGAGGACATACTTTTTGATAAGAAAAGGATTAGAATGAATATTGATGGGGCAAATGGAGCTATTTTATCAGATATGGATTTTGATTGGAGGATTGGAAGCGGTATTTTTATGATTGGTCGCCTTCCGGGTATTTTAACCCATATTGATGAAGAAAAAACACGTGAATCTCCCTTTAGAAAATTATTTGAAGCAAATGAGATTTACTATGATGGACAGTAA
- the pstB gene encoding phosphate ABC transporter ATP-binding protein PstB: MDYRIEVEDLNVYFDEAQILKNINLKIHKNTVTSLIGPSGCGKSTFIRTLNRMNDLIDGFKHDGTVLLDGRDIYDPKVDVVDLRKKIGMVFQKPNPFPKSIFDNVAYGLRVHGISDNNVIKEKVEESLKAAALWDEVKDKLDMSAMGLSGGQQQRLCIARTIAVNPEVILMDEPASALDPISTTKIEDLVHKLKNDYTIIIVTHNMQQATRVSKYTAFFLNGEIVESGLTDRLFIEPEDKRTEDYITGRFG; the protein is encoded by the coding sequence ATGGACTACAGAATTGAAGTCGAAGATTTAAATGTTTACTTTGATGAAGCGCAGATTTTAAAGAATATCAACCTTAAAATTCATAAAAATACAGTTACTTCGCTCATAGGACCTTCTGGATGCGGAAAATCAACATTTATACGCACATTAAATCGTATGAATGATTTAATTGATGGATTTAAGCATGATGGAACGGTGCTTTTAGATGGTAGAGATATTTATGATCCTAAGGTGGATGTAGTTGACTTAAGAAAGAAAATAGGTATGGTATTTCAGAAGCCAAATCCTTTCCCAAAGTCCATTTTTGACAATGTAGCATATGGTTTAAGGGTACATGGAATTTCAGATAACAATGTAATAAAGGAAAAGGTTGAGGAAAGCTTAAAAGCTGCAGCTTTGTGGGATGAAGTGAAAGATAAGTTGGATATGTCTGCAATGGGTCTTTCTGGAGGGCAACAACAGAGATTATGTATTGCAAGGACTATTGCAGTGAATCCTGAAGTTATTTTAATGGATGAACCAGCTTCAGCACTTGATCCTATTTCAACCACTAAAATAGAGGATTTGGTGCACAAATTAAAAAATGATTATACCATAATAATTGTCACTCACAATATGCAACAAGCCACAAGAGTTTCTAAGTACACCGCATTCTTCTTGAATGGTGAAATTGTTGAAAGCGGCCTTACTGATAGATTATTTATTGAACCTGAGGATAAACGAACTGAAGATTACATTACTGGCAGATTTGGATAA
- the porB gene encoding pyruvate synthase subunit PorB: protein MEIPEQEFLAPGHRACAGCGATIGARLALKMLGENTVAVSATGCLEVITSQYPETAWEVPWIHVAFENAAAVASGVERALKSQGKDDVNVVVFAGDGGTADIGLQALSGAMERGHNIIYICYDNEAYMNTGVQRSGATPYGASTTTSPHGKESFGEDKPKKNIPMIMAAHSVPYVATASISYPEDFMKKVKKASEMEGPAYIHLHQPCTTGWGYDSSKTIELGRLAVDTGAWILYEIVDGDFKVTYRPIQRKPVNKYLDAQKRFKHLADEEKERIQNYVNQVCAELKI, encoded by the coding sequence ATGGAAATACCTGAACAAGAATTTCTCGCTCCCGGACACAGAGCATGTGCAGGATGTGGTGCTACCATAGGAGCAAGACTTGCACTTAAAATGCTTGGTGAAAATACCGTTGCAGTATCTGCAACAGGATGTTTAGAGGTTATTACATCCCAGTACCCTGAAACTGCATGGGAAGTTCCATGGATTCATGTTGCATTTGAAAACGCTGCAGCAGTGGCCTCTGGAGTTGAAAGAGCTCTTAAATCCCAGGGAAAAGATGATGTTAATGTAGTTGTCTTTGCTGGAGATGGTGGAACAGCGGATATTGGACTTCAAGCATTATCTGGAGCAATGGAGAGGGGACACAACATAATTTACATATGTTACGATAACGAAGCTTACATGAACACAGGGGTTCAGAGAAGTGGTGCAACACCATACGGAGCTTCAACAACTACATCGCCACACGGAAAAGAAAGTTTTGGTGAAGACAAGCCAAAGAAAAACATTCCAATGATAATGGCAGCCCACAGTGTGCCATATGTTGCAACAGCTTCAATTTCATACCCTGAAGATTTCATGAAGAAAGTTAAAAAGGCGTCTGAAATGGAAGGACCAGCTTATATTCACCTTCACCAGCCATGTACAACAGGATGGGGTTACGATTCATCAAAAACCATAGAACTTGGAAGATTGGCTGTTGATACAGGGGCGTGGATACTTTATGAGATTGTTGACGGTGATTTTAAGGTAACATACAGGCCAATTCAAAGAAAACCTGTTAATAAATACTTAGATGCTCAAAAACGGTTTAAACACCTTGCAGACGAAGAAAAAGAGAGAATACAAAATTACGTTAATCAAGTCTGTGCCGAACTTAAAATATAG
- a CDS encoding phosphate ABC transporter substrate-binding protein: MDLKYKLGIVIAIIIIIAYLIFIPSKSYERIQIAGSTSVQPVAEKLAEKFQETHPNVRINVQGGGSSLGISSVSQDITDIGTSSREIKAREKPGLNEYIIGKEGIVIAVNNQNNVNDLTTDQVKDIFSGKITNWKEVGGPDLEIHVITREDGSGTRSAFENLIMGDTEIRPDAIVQSSTESVKQAVRQDPGAIGFVSLARMSSDVKALKIDGVAPSEETVFDGSYNLQTPFIFIVKGEPEGIIKEFIEFTLSPEGQAIVKEENVVPVK; the protein is encoded by the coding sequence ATGGACTTGAAATATAAGTTAGGCATAGTAATTGCCATAATCATAATTATCGCTTATTTAATATTCATCCCATCAAAAAGTTATGAAAGAATTCAAATTGCAGGTTCTACTTCAGTACAGCCTGTAGCAGAAAAATTAGCAGAGAAATTTCAAGAAACTCACCCGAATGTTAGGATTAATGTCCAGGGTGGAGGTTCAAGTCTTGGTATAAGCAGCGTTTCACAAGACATAACTGATATAGGTACAAGTTCAAGAGAAATAAAAGCAAGAGAAAAGCCTGGCCTTAATGAATACATAATAGGAAAAGAAGGCATTGTTATTGCTGTAAATAACCAAAATAATGTAAATGATCTAACAACAGACCAGGTTAAAGATATTTTCAGCGGTAAAATAACCAACTGGAAAGAAGTAGGCGGTCCCGACCTAGAAATACATGTAATAACAAGAGAAGATGGTTCCGGTACAAGATCCGCATTTGAAAATTTGATAATGGGAGATACAGAAATAAGGCCAGATGCCATAGTTCAAAGTTCAACAGAATCTGTTAAACAGGCAGTTAGACAGGATCCCGGTGCAATTGGATTTGTTTCATTAGCCCGTATGAGCAGTGATGTTAAAGCATTAAAAATTGATGGTGTGGCACCTTCTGAAGAAACCGTATTTGATGGATCTTACAATTTACAAACACCCTTTATATTCATCGTAAAAGGCGAGCCAGAAGGTATTATAAAAGAATTTATTGAGTTCACTCTAAGTCCTGAAGGACAGGCAATAGTAAAAGAAGAAAATGTTGTGCCGGTTAAATAA
- the phoU gene encoding phosphate signaling complex protein PhoU yields the protein MKRYPRVRFRKKLRELKEEVEEMGQTTLKAQKDAFKILIEFDEETLNNVKETGKKIDEMNFFLERKCMGIIASEQPVAKDLRFIEACIKVGSHLKRMVNLAVNIAEVAKEIKGQKLPERTLEDLTHMSNMVQMMVSKGLYAFLDQNMNMARELRQDDDNVDDLFDQSLSNITKSMFKDKNSISYLIYLLFVARFLERTADRAVSIGDRTIFMMTCEKP from the coding sequence ATGAAAAGATACCCAAGAGTAAGATTTAGGAAAAAATTAAGGGAATTAAAAGAAGAAGTAGAAGAAATGGGCCAGACAACCCTTAAGGCACAGAAAGATGCCTTTAAAATATTAATTGAATTTGACGAAGAAACATTGAACAATGTTAAGGAAACCGGTAAAAAAATCGATGAAATGAATTTCTTTTTAGAAAGAAAATGTATGGGTATAATTGCATCTGAACAGCCTGTTGCTAAAGATTTAAGATTTATAGAAGCATGTATTAAAGTAGGAAGTCACCTAAAGAGAATGGTAAATTTAGCTGTTAATATTGCTGAAGTTGCTAAAGAGATAAAAGGACAAAAGCTTCCGGAAAGAACATTAGAAGACTTGACTCACATGTCCAATATGGTACAGATGATGGTTAGCAAAGGATTATATGCCTTTTTAGACCAGAACATGAACATGGCAAGGGAATTAAGACAGGATGATGATAATGTTGATGATTTATTTGATCAATCACTATCAAACATCACAAAAAGCATGTTCAAGGACAAAAATTCAATATCCTATCTGATATATCTTCTTTTCGTTGCAAGGTTCCTTGAGAGAACTGCAGATCGTGCAGTAAGTATTGGAGACAGGACAATATTCATGATGACCTGTGAAAAACCATAG
- a CDS encoding 4Fe-4S dicluster domain-containing protein, protein MEKILIQPEICDGCMDCEEACKELHGTSCIMVREVEGSYYPIICQHCEDAPCERICPTEAMGKTEINHEKCIGCSLCMLVCPFGSISMHERKSYKCSQCPDLDIPACIKACSKRAISLVDAEEMKLEKQAKHIEKIAGINKKKKKKTGLVNVLTHGSRAKDALK, encoded by the coding sequence TTGGAAAAGATACTCATTCAACCAGAGATTTGCGACGGCTGCATGGATTGCGAAGAAGCATGTAAAGAACTTCACGGCACTTCATGTATAATGGTCAGAGAAGTCGAAGGTTCTTACTACCCCATAATCTGTCAGCACTGTGAAGACGCTCCCTGTGAAAGAATATGTCCCACAGAAGCCATGGGAAAAACTGAAATTAACCATGAAAAGTGCATCGGATGCTCTTTATGCATGTTAGTTTGTCCATTTGGTTCAATTTCAATGCATGAGCGAAAATCATATAAATGCAGTCAGTGTCCAGATCTGGACATACCAGCATGTATTAAAGCATGTTCAAAGAGGGCAATTAGTCTTGTAGATGCTGAAGAAATGAAGCTTGAAAAACAGGCTAAACATATCGAAAAGATTGCAGGCATTAATAAAAAGAAAAAAAAGAAAACTGGACTTGTTAATGTTTTAACACATGGTTCAAGGGCAAAGGATGCTCTTAAATAG
- a CDS encoding EamA family transporter codes for MNYLIFALITAFLFGLAPIFGKLGLEDINPVFALCIRSFIISGIMLVYLLINNDLISLANINKTSWVLIAVEGICAALLGQLFYYYALKFGEASVVVPLIATFPLFTFIIATIFLGDKLSISKIGGIAFIIIGIVLLRI; via the coding sequence TTGAATTATTTAATATTTGCTCTAATAACTGCATTCTTATTTGGATTAGCCCCAATTTTTGGCAAATTAGGTCTTGAAGACATTAATCCAGTATTTGCATTATGCATTAGAAGCTTTATAATAAGTGGAATAATGTTGGTTTATTTATTAATTAACAATGACTTGATTAGCTTAGCGAATATTAATAAAACAAGCTGGGTACTTATTGCAGTGGAAGGTATATGTGCAGCTCTTTTAGGGCAATTATTTTATTATTATGCACTTAAATTTGGTGAAGCTTCAGTAGTAGTTCCCCTAATAGCCACTTTTCCCCTATTTACTTTTATAATTGCTACCATATTTTTAGGAGATAAATTATCCATAAGTAAAATAGGAGGAATTGCATTTATTATCATTGGAATCGTATTATTACGAATTTAA
- a CDS encoding PRC-barrel domain-containing protein: protein MRIKHDLIGREVLDSNGHEIGKVDDVDVDFESDRISAILLHEGGRFRGRDTLIPFSMVETVGERVILKKEHGKESMSRGSMREKPMRRREEY, encoded by the coding sequence TTGAGAATAAAACATGACTTAATTGGAAGAGAAGTTTTAGACTCAAATGGACATGAAATTGGTAAAGTTGACGATGTTGATGTGGACTTTGAGTCTGATAGAATATCAGCCATACTTCTTCATGAAGGTGGGCGTTTCAGAGGTAGAGATACTCTAATTCCTTTCAGCATGGTTGAAACAGTTGGAGAAAGGGTAATTCTTAAAAAAGAGCATGGTAAAGAATCCATGAGCAGAGGATCAATGAGAGAAAAACCTATGCGTAGAAGGGAAGAATACTAA
- a CDS encoding PepSY domain-containing protein, which produces MTAEQAKEIAKHYIGELGDYPGTPTLYYVKASGSFEGGYVWNVPIIHDGKVVDGIDIDAQTGEEIGE; this is translated from the coding sequence ATAACTGCTGAACAAGCGAAAGAAATAGCTAAACATTATATTGGAGAACTTGGAGACTATCCTGGAACTCCAACTCTCTACTATGTGAAAGCAAGTGGTAGCTTTGAAGGTGGATATGTCTGGAATGTCCCGATAATTCATGACGGAAAAGTAGTGGATGGAATTGATATAGATGCTCAAACTGGTGAAGAAATTGGTGAATGA
- the pstA gene encoding phosphate ABC transporter permease PstA, with protein MQRIISPKIAQNIMKALFWASGIITIIILIVIIGYILMKGLPVMSLSFLFSDPVDSGRAGGIFPMIISSLYVTLIAIIVATPLGVGAAVYLSEYAGESPIVKLIRFGAETLASIPSIVFGLFGLAFFVIYLGLGWCVLSGGLILALMALPTILQVSEVSLEAVPKSYREGSLAIGATKWQTIYRVVIPAGVPGIATGVILGLARAISEAAAILFAVGASLSVPISIFDPARPLPLHLYILATEGISLNNAYGTAAVLVILVLAITVVTNTLVERYSKKMMGR; from the coding sequence TTGCAGAGAATAATATCTCCTAAAATAGCCCAGAATATTATGAAAGCTCTCTTCTGGGCATCAGGAATTATAACAATCATAATATTGATTGTAATTATAGGTTATATTCTCATGAAGGGATTGCCTGTAATGAGCTTAAGCTTTTTATTTAGCGATCCAGTTGATTCTGGTAGGGCTGGCGGTATATTCCCCATGATTATATCGAGTTTGTACGTAACTCTCATTGCAATAATCGTGGCAACGCCTCTTGGAGTTGGAGCAGCAGTATACCTTTCAGAATATGCTGGAGAAAGCCCAATAGTGAAATTAATAAGATTTGGGGCTGAAACACTTGCATCTATCCCTTCCATAGTATTTGGGCTGTTTGGACTGGCTTTCTTTGTTATTTATCTTGGACTTGGATGGTGTGTACTTTCTGGAGGCCTAATATTAGCCCTTATGGCACTTCCTACAATTTTACAAGTATCTGAAGTTTCATTGGAAGCTGTACCTAAATCTTATAGGGAAGGAAGCCTCGCAATAGGTGCTACCAAATGGCAGACCATTTATAGAGTAGTTATACCTGCAGGAGTCCCAGGAATTGCCACAGGAGTGATTTTAGGGCTTGCAAGAGCTATTTCTGAAGCTGCAGCAATTTTATTTGCGGTTGGTGCTTCATTATCAGTTCCAATATCAATTTTTGACCCTGCAAGACCTCTTCCACTGCATCTTTATATTCTGGCAACAGAGGGCATATCTCTGAATAATGCATATGGTACTGCAGCAGTTCTGGTGATTTTAGTGCTGGCAATTACCGTTGTTACAAATACACTGGTTGAAAGATACTCTAAAAAAATGATGGGGAGATAG